The genome window GAAGCTAATGAAGTAGATAAAATGTGCTTCACCGATTTGTTGCCATCGGATTTAACAACAAAGGAATTCTGACCCGCCTGATAACTGCCTCGAACCACAGCCGAATTACCAGGAGCAGGATCCTGTTGGTAGAAAAGATCTGCTGCACGCAAAGGTTTGTTGTAACTGGATGAAGCACTTGTGTCCGGCAGGTGATGCAATTGGGGTTGAGCTTGTGGTTCCTTTTGTATTAGTTTCTGCTGCTGATACTTGATCTGATCGCGTTCCACATCGAGTTGCTTGTAGTTGGGCTCATGTCGAGGCAGGAAATACTCGTTGGTGCTCATGAAATGCAAATACTCCTCAGCTGCTTTCGTCAATTTTGGGGGCACAGCGGGCTGCGACTGCTGATAGTTTTGTCCAAAGTTGGCCGCTGCTTTAGCCGCATTCTCAGCATCTTCGTAGACTGCATAGCTATTCTGAGCTTGTCCAAATTGATTGTATTGCAGAGCTTGTTTCGTGGCGACATCGGCATAGGCTGCTGCCTGTCCAAATGACTGCACTTGCCCTTGACTCAGTCCCAGTCCCTGACCGTGTCCTTGACCATGTCCCTGACCGTGTCCTTGACCATGTCCCTGACCCTGTCCTTGCCCCTGAACTTGTGCCTGCTTGTAGGCCAGATATTTGTTGGCCTCAACTGGAATGGCGTGCTGTTGAATGGGCGCGTAATTGGGGAATTTGTTGACTTCAGTTTTTATAGCAACACCATTGAAATGAGGCGATGCCTTAAAGTTCTGTGTGTATTGATTGGATTGATGATTGTACTGTTGAATCTCTTTAGGCCTATAGAACTGACTCTTGCCCACATCCAGCACGGCAGCATCCTTGGCATGTGCAAAACGTCCTCCATTCGGGAAATTGTTATTGAATTCGCGACGTATCAATTGCGGACCTGGCGGTGGCCTCCACCCAGCTGGTGGATGTACATTTTCTACACTCGGACGAACGCGAGCGAACTGCCCAGGAGCATTAGCACGACGATTTATGGTGGCAGGATCGGTTAGAAATCGCATAAGACGAGCACTACGCGCCGCTGTCGAGGGACTCAATTCGAGATTCAGGCCTTCCACCGACAGAAGGAGGCAGCCAAGGATAATAAGTATCACAGTCACCGTAAGAGTTGGCATTTTAATTCTTCTGCTATTCCACATATTAAGTGCGTTTGGAGTCTGTTGAAAGTGGAGCTAGTATTGAGAAATTGTTTCGCGACACGCGTGTCTTTCAGCTGCGACTGTCGATAAGCATTTAATTCCTCACTTGGCCACACAGCTGTCGCTTGACGGTTTGTCGTCAGTCAGTTCTTCAaacttttactttacttttacccacaaaaaaaccaacaaataaacaaattccaatttttgtaaatttaacacacacaaacagtgGAGCATGCGCATTGGCAGCTTCTTTTGTTTCGAACTGGTTGTTCGTTAGATTGATCTCTCCGAGTATATTGCGGTATcggttttttttatgtatgttttcTGAACCTGGTCTCTGGTCTCGGTCTGTCGTCTCTGGGTCAAATGCTGCGACTAACGTTCGTTTGCCTGCAGATCTCCTACAGAACAAAGCgcttgaattttttttatttgtatttgtgtagtGCAAGTATGCAAGGAACCGGATTGATCAGTTCACCACAACTGAAGAAGCACACAACACGAACTCACACAAATTGTGTTGCAGTCCAAGTCTCAAAAACCAATCATAAATCATGTCTCTAAATTTTCCCAACTCCAAGTTCATTTAAAGAAGCCCATAGGCATAATTTTCTCGACGAACTTTAAACCCAAAATATGTG of Drosophila nasuta strain 15112-1781.00 chromosome 3, ASM2355853v1, whole genome shotgun sequence contains these proteins:
- the LOC132791794 gene encoding uncharacterized protein LOC132791794, whose product is MWNSRRIKMPTLTVTVILIILGCLLLSVEGLNLELSPSTAARSARLMRFLTDPATINRRANAPGQFARVRPSVENVHPPAGWRPPPGPQLIRREFNNNFPNGGRFAHAKDAAVLDVGKSQFYRPKEIQQYNHQSNQYTQNFKASPHFNGVAIKTEVNKFPNYAPIQQHAIPVEANKYLAYKQAQVQGQGQGQGHGQGHGQGHGQGHGQGLGLSQGQVQSFGQAAAYADVATKQALQYNQFGQAQNSYAVYEDAENAAKAAANFGQNYQQSQPAVPPKLTKAAEEYLHFMSTNEYFLPRHEPNYKQLDVERDQIKYQQQKLIQKEPQAQPQLHHLPDTSASSSYNKPLRAADLFYQQDPAPGNSAVVRGSYQAGQNSFVVKSDGNKSVKHILSTSLASKPTQPQPAPQPKAQTPPVTYSHVWHKTEKPEPLRFEFTEHDAIKGSASYTNAPQGHKFYYETHPSTPHIPTVSAAPIIENVKPVQEVPVIAKDNNEYANKNAEVQPNPQPAVTPDPAELETDKEAYCEKICANVYDENDEIVCGSDGYMYTGESQLECYSSCLNIEVSIKSKGSCS